In Candidatus Micrarchaeia archaeon, the following are encoded in one genomic region:
- a CDS encoding 30S ribosomal protein S15: MARLHSKKGGKSGSKRIVGKELPANTMKPDEIEKIILKLAKEGNNATAIGLILKKEHQVPSVRAVCNKTLTDILKENGIKIDYPDDILTLIKRAVKMRKHLATNNRDTHNKTKLIHVESKIRRLARYYTDKGKLPADWKYDPDTAALIVK; this comes from the coding sequence ATGGCTAGATTGCACTCAAAAAAAGGAGGAAAATCTGGTTCTAAAAGAATTGTAGGAAAAGAATTACCTGCAAATACAATGAAACCAGATGAAATAGAAAAAATAATTTTGAAATTAGCAAAAGAAGGAAATAATGCAACTGCAATTGGATTAATCTTAAAAAAAGAACATCAAGTTCCAAGTGTAAGAGCAGTTTGTAATAAAACTTTAACAGATATATTAAAAGAGAATGGAATAAAAATTGATTATCCAGATGATATTTTAACTTTAATTAAAAGAGCAGTTAAAATGCGAAAACATTTAGCTACTAACAATAGAGATACACACAATAAAACAAAATTAATACATGTTGAATCTAAAATCAGAAGATTAGCAAGATATTATACAGATAAAGGCAAATTGCCAGCAGATTGGAAATATGATCCAGATACTGCAGCATTAATTGTAAAGTAA
- a CDS encoding type II toxin-antitoxin system RelE/ParE family toxin, whose protein sequence is MIYNIFNIVFTKKAEDQLKKLPKNIQIRVISVLKRISINPHNYVRRVVGTNFFRVRIGDYRAIIDINEKEITILVLFVAHRKNIYKNKF, encoded by the coding sequence TTGATATATAATATATTTAATATAGTTTTTACTAAAAAAGCAGAAGATCAATTAAAAAAATTACCAAAAAATATTCAAATACGTGTAATTTCTGTTTTAAAAAGAATATCTATAAATCCCCATAATTATGTAAGGAGGGTTGTTGGTACTAATTTTTTTAGAGTTCGCATAGGAGATTATAGAGCAATAATAGATATTAATGAAAAGGAAATAACTATTTTAGTTTTATTTGTTGCACACAGGAAAAATATATATAAAAATAAATTCTAG